Proteins encoded in a region of the Rutidosis leptorrhynchoides isolate AG116_Rl617_1_P2 chromosome 9, CSIRO_AGI_Rlap_v1, whole genome shotgun sequence genome:
- the LOC139865743 gene encoding large ribosomal subunit protein uL10-like produces the protein MGKVSKADKKIAYDSKLCQLLDDYTQVLIAAADNVGSNQLQNIRQGLRGDSVILMGKNTMMKRSIRMHSEKTGNKAYLNLIPLLVGNVGLIFTKGDLKEVREEVAKYKVGAPARVGLVAPVDVVVPPGNTGLDPSQTSFFQVLNIPTKINKGTVEIITPVELIKKGDKVGSSEAALLAKLGIRPFSYGLVVETVYDNGSTFSPEVLDLTEDDLVEKFALGVSMITSLALAIHYPTVAAAPHMLINGYKNVLAIAVETGYSFPLADKVKEYLQDPSKFAVAAPVVAASGGAAAAAAPVEEKKEEPAEESDEEMGFSLFDD, from the exons ATGGGCAAGGTTTCGAAAGCTGATAAGAAGATCGCTTACGATTCCAAGCTGTGTCAGCTTCTTGACGATTACACTCAGGTGTTGATTGCTGCTGCTGATAATGTCGGGTCGAATCAGCTCCAGAATATTCGTCAGGGTTTGAGAGGTGATTCGGTTATTTTGATGGGAAAGAATACTATGATGAAAAGGTCAATTAGGATGCACTCTGAGAAGACTGGCAACAAGGCTTACCTCAACCTTATCCCCCTTCTTGTT GGAAATGTTGGTTTGATCTTTACTAAGGGTGATTTGAAAGAAGTCCGTGAGGAAGTTGCGAAGTACAAG GTTGGAGCTCCCGCCCGTGTTGGTCTGGTTGCTCCAGTTGATGTGGTTGTTCCACCTGGCAACACTGGTCTAGATCCATCTCAGACTTCTTTCTTTCAG GTCCTTAACATTCCCACCAAGATTAACAAGGGAACTGTCGAAATTATCACCCCTGTGGAGCTTATCAAGAAGGGTGACAAAGTTGGATCTTCTGAAGCTGCTCTTTTGGCTAAACTGGGCATCAGGCCATTTTCATATGGTCTTGTTGTTGAAACTGTATATGACAACGGTTCAACCTTCAGCCCAGAGGTGCTTGACTTGACTGAAGATGACCTGGTTGAGAAGTTTGCTTTGGGTGTGTCAATGATCACATCCCTTGCATTGGCCATCCATTACCCAACTGTTGCAGCTGCTCCTCACATGTTGATTAATGGTTACAAAAATGTTTTGGCCATTGCTGTTGAGACTGGTTACTCTTTCCCTCTGGCTGATAAGGTCAAGGAGTACCTCCAG GACCCGAGCAAGTTTGCTGTTGCTGCACCAGTTGTTGCTGCTAGTGGAGGTGCAGCTGCTGCTGCTGCACCAGTTGAAGAGAAGAAGGAAGAGCCAGCTGAGGAGTCTGACGAAGAAATGGGCTTTAGCCTGTTTGACGATTAA